The Pocillopora verrucosa isolate sample1 chromosome 14, ASM3666991v2, whole genome shotgun sequence genome has a segment encoding these proteins:
- the LOC131795895 gene encoding fibroblast growth factor receptor 2 isoform X2, which translates to MATDLRTLIIGGLFLCLGAQVHGKDECSNYSFLNESNRAQTFYRGKRSLCDRALPTGWYRFGGEAGQQMPESCVDLRHCGTIAPGWLNGTHPLVGDGAVERKVCFHAPSGNCCKFSTDVLVRNCGGFYVYKLKNTPQCDLRYCGNGSYSEQECSTYKLLNESNRAETYNNPTSFIHLCDRTLFGWYRFSGEAGFKMAEHCVSKGRCGTFAPGWLSGTHPTLAEGAVEREVCFHRSAWMSDCCLFSTFIKVRNCGKFYVYKLRPPPVCSLRYCGNGVFKKELTTEPVTSHRSVDNQVSHTMSSPTQAGRMTTASTTVLSEENKSTKSNTGQVLTRSWTTTIFSQSTLFTQKLPSTKRPFVESTSRIPFKIIWGLVGALALAILVTIIVIFAKQIRRKRKENVNKGKIGENDIHMVEVTTDIINHLRGLGRQFSTGQLDTPRAVVHEVLVVDNETYLKQMGIDRNWEIPRERLEITEEKLGGGEFGVVKKGSYIRRDGQKLPVAVKMLKDNTDEKQRIGLIHELEILRKVGRHSNIVSLVGACSFEEPLCVVVEFVPGGSLDQILRDSRIPVGALDTNYVNVWSKLSERELLKIASDVSNGMRHLESKLCVHRDLAARNVLIGEGLVAKVADFGMSRDISQDGVYIKCTEGKVPWLWMSLESFRGIYTTMSDVWSFGVVLWEIVTLGEQPYIGITGIVQLCSLLQDGTRLEKPPHCSKQLYDIMLECWQERPKDRPTFKELHSKLHSILYETTVTYINISYSGGRGDHADFQELSESNR; encoded by the exons AATGTTCCAATTACAGTTTTCTCAATGAGTCAAACAGGGCACAAACATTTTACAGAGGAAAAAGATCCCTGTGTGACAGAGCATTACCCACTGGCTGGTACAGATTTGGAGGAGAGGCTGGACAACAAATGCCAGAGTCTTGTGTTGACTTAAGACACTGTGGTACAATTGCACCGGGATGGCTCAACGGAACACACCCCTTGGTGGGGGATGGGGCTGTTGAAAGGAAGGTGTGTTTTCATGCACCAAGCGGGAACTGTTGTAAATTTTCTACAGATGTCCTTGTCCGAAATTGTGGAGGGTTTTATGTTTACAAGCTTAAGAACACACCCCAGTGTGACCTGCGTTACTGCGGCAACGGATCATACTCAGAGCAAG AATGTTCCACTTACAAGTTGCTGAACGAATCTAACAGAGCGGAAACATACAACAACCCGACTTCATTCATTCACCTTTGTGACAGAACACTTTTTGGCTGGTACAGATTCAGCGGAGAGGCTGGTTTTAAAATGGCTGAACATTGTGTCAGCAAAGGTCGTTGTGGTACTTTTGCACCTGGTTGGCTCAGTGGGACCCATCCTACTTTAGCTGAAGGTGCTGTTGAACGTGAAGTGTGTTTCCATCGGTCTGCCTGGATGAGTGATTGCTGTTTGTTTTCAACATTCATCAAAGTTCGCAATTGTGGAAAGTTTTACGTTTACAAATTAAGGCCGCCACCTGTTTGTTCATTGCGCTATTGTGGCAATGGGGTATTTAAAAAAG AGTTAACAACAGAACCAGTAACGTCGCACAGGAGTGTGGACAATCAAGTTTCACATACTATGTCTTCCCCAACACAAGCTGGGAGAATGACCACAG CATCGACAACCGTTCTATCAGAGGAAAACAAAAGCACCAAATCGAATACAGGACAAGTCTTGACAAGATCTTGGACGACAACTATCTTTTCTCAGTCCACGTTGTTTACACAAAAATTACCATCAACTAAAAGACCTTTCGTAG AATCAACCTCCAGAATTCCTTTCAAAATAATCTGGGGACTAGTCGGTGCACTTGCCTTAGCCATACTAGTTAcgattattgttatttttgcaaaacaaatcagacggaagagaaaagagaatgtCAACAAG GGGAAGATCGGTGAAAATGATATTCACATGGTTGAAGTTACGACGGACATAATCAACCATTTAAGAGGTCTAGGCCGGCAATTTTCCACAGGACAGCTGGATACACCCCGCGCGGTCGTACACGAAGTATTGGTAGTTGATAATGAGACATATCTAAAGCAAATGGGAATTGACAGGAACTGGGAAATTCCTCGAGAAAGACTGGAAATAACGGAAGAAAAACTTGGTGGAGGAGAGTTTGGAGTCGTAAAAAAGGGAAGCTATATCAGGAGAGATGGTCAGAAACTGCCCGTTGCTGTTAAAATGTTGAAAG ataacacAGATGAAAAGCAGCGCATTGGTCTGATCCATGAGTTAGAAATTCTTAGGAAAGTTGGTCGCCATTCAAACATAGTGAGCCTCGTTGGGGCCTGCTCATTTGAAG AACCTTTGTGTGTGGTTGTTGAGTTTGTACCTGGTGGAAGTCTTGATCAGATATTGCGTGACAGTCGAATTCCTGTCGGGGCATTAGATACAAATTATGTCAACGTTTGGTCGAAACTGTCCGAGAGGGAACTGTTAAAAATTGCTTCAGATGTTTCAAATGGAATGCGCCATTTAGAAAGCAAACTG TGCGTTCATAGAGACTTGGCTGCTCGAAACGTTTTGATCGGTGAGGGACTTGTAGCAAAGGTGGCAGATTTTGGAATGTCACGTGACATTTCTCAAGATGGAGTTTACATTAAGTGCACCGAG GGCAAAGTCCCGTGGCTATGGATGTCTTTGGAGAGTTTTAGGGGAATCTACACCACGATGTCTGATGT CTGGTCATTTGGTGTCGTTCTCTGGGAAATCGTCACCTTGG GTGAGCAACCTTACATCGGAATTACAGGCATTGTACAACTTTGTAGCTTGCTACAGGATGGAACGAGACTTGAGAAACCACCTCACTGCTCTAAACAACT GTATGACATTATGCTAGAGTGCTGGCAAGAGAGACCAAAAGATCGTCCAACTTTTAAAGAACTCCATTCGAAACTTCACTCGATCTTGTACGAGACCACG GTTACGTACATAAACATTTCCTATTCAGGGGGAAGAGGAGATCACGCTGATTTTCAAGAGCTCTCTGAGAGCAATAGGTGA
- the LOC131795895 gene encoding fibroblast growth factor receptor 2 isoform X1 — translation MATDLRTLIIGGLFLCLGAQVHGKDECSNYSFLNESNRAQTFYRGKRSLCDRALPTGWYRFGGEAGQQMPESCVDLRHCGTIAPGWLNGTHPLVGDGAVERKVCFHAPSGNCCKFSTDVLVRNCGGFYVYKLKNTPQCDLRYCGNGSYSEQECSTYKLLNESNRAETYNNPTSFIHLCDRTLFGWYRFSGEAGFKMAEHCVSKGRCGTFAPGWLSGTHPTLAEGAVEREVCFHRSAWMSDCCLFSTFIKVRNCGKFYVYKLRPPPVCSLRYCGNGVFKKELTTEPVTSHRSVDNQVSHTMSSPTQAGRMTTASTTVLSEENKSTKSNTGQVLTRSWTTTIFSQSTLFTQKLPSTKRPFVEESTSRIPFKIIWGLVGALALAILVTIIVIFAKQIRRKRKENVNKGKIGENDIHMVEVTTDIINHLRGLGRQFSTGQLDTPRAVVHEVLVVDNETYLKQMGIDRNWEIPRERLEITEEKLGGGEFGVVKKGSYIRRDGQKLPVAVKMLKDNTDEKQRIGLIHELEILRKVGRHSNIVSLVGACSFEEPLCVVVEFVPGGSLDQILRDSRIPVGALDTNYVNVWSKLSERELLKIASDVSNGMRHLESKLCVHRDLAARNVLIGEGLVAKVADFGMSRDISQDGVYIKCTEGKVPWLWMSLESFRGIYTTMSDVWSFGVVLWEIVTLGEQPYIGITGIVQLCSLLQDGTRLEKPPHCSKQLYDIMLECWQERPKDRPTFKELHSKLHSILYETTVTYINISYSGGRGDHADFQELSESNR, via the exons AATGTTCCAATTACAGTTTTCTCAATGAGTCAAACAGGGCACAAACATTTTACAGAGGAAAAAGATCCCTGTGTGACAGAGCATTACCCACTGGCTGGTACAGATTTGGAGGAGAGGCTGGACAACAAATGCCAGAGTCTTGTGTTGACTTAAGACACTGTGGTACAATTGCACCGGGATGGCTCAACGGAACACACCCCTTGGTGGGGGATGGGGCTGTTGAAAGGAAGGTGTGTTTTCATGCACCAAGCGGGAACTGTTGTAAATTTTCTACAGATGTCCTTGTCCGAAATTGTGGAGGGTTTTATGTTTACAAGCTTAAGAACACACCCCAGTGTGACCTGCGTTACTGCGGCAACGGATCATACTCAGAGCAAG AATGTTCCACTTACAAGTTGCTGAACGAATCTAACAGAGCGGAAACATACAACAACCCGACTTCATTCATTCACCTTTGTGACAGAACACTTTTTGGCTGGTACAGATTCAGCGGAGAGGCTGGTTTTAAAATGGCTGAACATTGTGTCAGCAAAGGTCGTTGTGGTACTTTTGCACCTGGTTGGCTCAGTGGGACCCATCCTACTTTAGCTGAAGGTGCTGTTGAACGTGAAGTGTGTTTCCATCGGTCTGCCTGGATGAGTGATTGCTGTTTGTTTTCAACATTCATCAAAGTTCGCAATTGTGGAAAGTTTTACGTTTACAAATTAAGGCCGCCACCTGTTTGTTCATTGCGCTATTGTGGCAATGGGGTATTTAAAAAAG AGTTAACAACAGAACCAGTAACGTCGCACAGGAGTGTGGACAATCAAGTTTCACATACTATGTCTTCCCCAACACAAGCTGGGAGAATGACCACAG CATCGACAACCGTTCTATCAGAGGAAAACAAAAGCACCAAATCGAATACAGGACAAGTCTTGACAAGATCTTGGACGACAACTATCTTTTCTCAGTCCACGTTGTTTACACAAAAATTACCATCAACTAAAAGACCTTTCGTAG AAGAATCAACCTCCAGAATTCCTTTCAAAATAATCTGGGGACTAGTCGGTGCACTTGCCTTAGCCATACTAGTTAcgattattgttatttttgcaaaacaaatcagacggaagagaaaagagaatgtCAACAAG GGGAAGATCGGTGAAAATGATATTCACATGGTTGAAGTTACGACGGACATAATCAACCATTTAAGAGGTCTAGGCCGGCAATTTTCCACAGGACAGCTGGATACACCCCGCGCGGTCGTACACGAAGTATTGGTAGTTGATAATGAGACATATCTAAAGCAAATGGGAATTGACAGGAACTGGGAAATTCCTCGAGAAAGACTGGAAATAACGGAAGAAAAACTTGGTGGAGGAGAGTTTGGAGTCGTAAAAAAGGGAAGCTATATCAGGAGAGATGGTCAGAAACTGCCCGTTGCTGTTAAAATGTTGAAAG ataacacAGATGAAAAGCAGCGCATTGGTCTGATCCATGAGTTAGAAATTCTTAGGAAAGTTGGTCGCCATTCAAACATAGTGAGCCTCGTTGGGGCCTGCTCATTTGAAG AACCTTTGTGTGTGGTTGTTGAGTTTGTACCTGGTGGAAGTCTTGATCAGATATTGCGTGACAGTCGAATTCCTGTCGGGGCATTAGATACAAATTATGTCAACGTTTGGTCGAAACTGTCCGAGAGGGAACTGTTAAAAATTGCTTCAGATGTTTCAAATGGAATGCGCCATTTAGAAAGCAAACTG TGCGTTCATAGAGACTTGGCTGCTCGAAACGTTTTGATCGGTGAGGGACTTGTAGCAAAGGTGGCAGATTTTGGAATGTCACGTGACATTTCTCAAGATGGAGTTTACATTAAGTGCACCGAG GGCAAAGTCCCGTGGCTATGGATGTCTTTGGAGAGTTTTAGGGGAATCTACACCACGATGTCTGATGT CTGGTCATTTGGTGTCGTTCTCTGGGAAATCGTCACCTTGG GTGAGCAACCTTACATCGGAATTACAGGCATTGTACAACTTTGTAGCTTGCTACAGGATGGAACGAGACTTGAGAAACCACCTCACTGCTCTAAACAACT GTATGACATTATGCTAGAGTGCTGGCAAGAGAGACCAAAAGATCGTCCAACTTTTAAAGAACTCCATTCGAAACTTCACTCGATCTTGTACGAGACCACG GTTACGTACATAAACATTTCCTATTCAGGGGGAAGAGGAGATCACGCTGATTTTCAAGAGCTCTCTGAGAGCAATAGGTGA